The window GCTTCAAAATCTTTAAAAGTGAATAGTTGCCGGATTGTACTGTCAGCAGATTTTACTTCGTTCACCACTTCATTATTATAATCTGCATATGCTACTTTATCTTGTTTACAACCATAAATAGTTGTGACTAACAGTGCAAAAAGTAAAACCGTATTTCTCATCCGAATTGTTTTTTAAGATATTTGTCGAATCCAAAATTAGATAAATGATAGTAATTACAGGAGCAGCAGGATTTATTGGCAGTTGTCTGGCAGCAGAATTAAATGCCGGCGGAGAAAATGCATTGGTATTGGTAGATGATTTTTCATCCGAAGAAAAAATAAAAAATATGGATGGAAAACATTTTAAACACTGTATTGAGCGTGAAAAATTTATTGAATGGTTTGCGGATAATGCCGATGAAATTAGTTTGGTTTTACATATCGGTGCAAGAACAGATACTACCGAATTCAATAAAGAATTATTATTTGCATTAAATACGCAATACACAAAAGAAATTTGGAAAATTTGTACTCAACATGCTATTCCATTAATTTATGCTTCCAGTGCGGCAACTTATGGTGCCGGTGAATTGGGTTATAATGATGATCATAAATTGATTCCCCAATTGCAGCCATTAAATCCGTATGGTGAATCAAAAAATGCATTTGATATCTGGGCATTGCAACAAGAAAAAACACCCCCGAAATGGATAGGTCTGAAATTTTTTAATGTGTATGGACCTAACGAATATCATAAGTCAAGAATGGCTTCTGTAATTATGCATGCATATAATCAAATACAGGAAAATGGAAAAGTGAAATTATTCCGTTCGCATAAAGAAGCATTTAACGACGGCGAACAATTGCGTGATTTTATTTATGTGAAAG of the Bacteroidota bacterium genome contains:
- the rfaD gene encoding ADP-glyceromanno-heptose 6-epimerase, translating into MIVITGAAGFIGSCLAAELNAGGENALVLVDDFSSEEKIKNMDGKHFKHCIEREKFIEWFADNADEISLVLHIGARTDTTEFNKELLFALNTQYTKEIWKICTQHAIPLIYASSAATYGAGELGYNDDHKLIPQLQPLNPYGESKNAFDIWALQQEKTPPKWIGLKFFNVYGPNEYHKSRMASVIMHAYNQIQENGKVKLFRSHKEAFNDGEQLRDFIYVKDVVQVISWMCNHDLPNGIYNLGTGNARTFYDLAKATANAMEIPLEVDWINIPEDIRNTYQYFTEATMQKLKDAGYNSNFYSLEEGITDYVKNYLIPNKYY